From one Nitrospira sp. MA-1 genomic stretch:
- a CDS encoding toprim domain-containing protein — protein MKTFADFAIETNGRVGNIKTICPQCSPGRTHHKDPCLSVNTEEGVWLCHHCAWKGGLNGSSGDFGMSRKKKAYRRPIYHPTHHNQEKLVSWFQARGISQNVVIRHKITLGRKFFPGLNQEVESIQFPYFRNGEIINVKYRALDTKNFLQEAGAEKILYGLDDIQGVDWAVIVEGELDKLACEVAGVPNVLSVPDGAPPEHSKPSDTKFEYLVNCEAELSRLPKIINAVDADGPGKTLEMELVRRLGPERCYRVQWPDGCKDANDTLLKRGAEHVRRCIDQATPWPIDGIVEPKDLIDEIFQLHEEGWKGGLTTGWNSVDQYYTVKPGQLTIVTGIPGHGKSEFLDAMAVNMADQHGWVIGVCSPENWPLQDHSAKLLEKYNGKPFGQGPTPRMDHQDLVDGIQWLQEHFIFFSPPEDAMTIEKILELARQAVARYGIHGLIIDPWNELDHSRPANLTEVEYISRCLTKVRRFARNHGVHVWFVAHPMKLKKKEDDTYPVPTPYDISGAAHWRNKADNCLTVWRNLEEPDQGVELHVQKIRFRQVGKIGVVDLAWNPINGRYGGVKGGFQGAQIDP, from the coding sequence ATGAAAACCTTTGCGGATTTTGCCATTGAGACAAATGGGCGAGTCGGCAATATTAAAACGATATGCCCACAATGTTCGCCGGGGCGAACCCATCACAAAGATCCCTGTTTGAGTGTGAACACGGAGGAAGGAGTGTGGCTTTGTCATCATTGTGCGTGGAAGGGTGGTTTAAATGGCTCATCAGGTGACTTTGGTATGAGTCGGAAGAAGAAAGCCTATAGACGACCAATCTATCACCCGACCCACCACAATCAGGAAAAATTGGTGTCATGGTTCCAAGCACGTGGCATTTCTCAGAATGTGGTTATACGCCACAAGATCACCTTGGGTAGGAAGTTTTTCCCTGGCTTAAATCAAGAAGTTGAGAGTATCCAATTTCCCTACTTCCGCAATGGTGAAATCATTAATGTGAAATACCGGGCATTGGACACGAAAAACTTTTTACAAGAGGCTGGGGCAGAAAAAATCCTGTATGGCCTGGATGATATTCAAGGAGTTGATTGGGCGGTAATTGTCGAAGGTGAGCTAGATAAATTGGCCTGTGAAGTTGCGGGTGTTCCCAATGTCTTGAGTGTCCCTGATGGGGCACCACCCGAACACTCCAAACCGTCTGATACGAAATTTGAATACCTAGTGAACTGTGAAGCGGAATTGAGTCGATTACCAAAGATCATCAATGCCGTAGATGCTGATGGACCAGGCAAGACACTAGAAATGGAACTCGTCCGTCGATTGGGACCAGAGCGGTGCTATCGGGTGCAATGGCCGGATGGGTGCAAGGATGCCAATGATACGCTTTTAAAGAGAGGGGCAGAGCATGTAAGAAGGTGTATTGACCAAGCGACCCCTTGGCCGATTGATGGCATCGTGGAGCCTAAAGACCTGATCGACGAGATCTTTCAACTTCATGAAGAAGGCTGGAAAGGCGGTTTGACTACCGGATGGAACAGTGTGGACCAGTATTATACCGTCAAACCCGGTCAACTCACGATTGTTACGGGCATCCCTGGCCACGGCAAGTCAGAATTTTTAGACGCAATGGCCGTCAATATGGCTGATCAGCATGGATGGGTCATTGGGGTATGCAGCCCAGAGAATTGGCCCCTTCAGGACCATAGTGCCAAGCTGTTGGAAAAGTATAACGGCAAACCATTTGGGCAGGGCCCCACTCCGCGAATGGATCATCAGGACCTTGTGGACGGTATACAATGGTTGCAAGAGCATTTCATCTTTTTCAGTCCACCAGAAGACGCCATGACCATAGAGAAGATTTTAGAGCTTGCCCGACAAGCCGTCGCTCGGTACGGGATTCACGGATTAATCATTGATCCCTGGAATGAACTGGATCATTCTCGGCCTGCTAATTTGACAGAGGTGGAATATATCTCAAGATGCCTGACGAAGGTACGGCGATTCGCTCGAAACCATGGGGTGCATGTCTGGTTTGTGGCCCATCCCATGAAACTGAAGAAGAAAGAGGATGATACCTATCCTGTTCCCACGCCTTATGACATAAGCGGAGCGGCTCATTGGCGGAATAAGGCAGATAACTGCCTTACCGTATGGCGGAACCTTGAAGAGCCGGACCAGGGGGTAGAACTCCACGTCCAAAAAATTCGGTTCCGGCAGGTTGGGAAAATCGGGGTCGTTGATTTGGCATGGAACCCCATTAATGGGCGTTATGGTGGGGTGAAAGGGGGATTCCAAGGTGCTCAAATTGATCCCTGA